The Haloplanus salinarum genome includes a region encoding these proteins:
- the icd gene encoding isocitrate dehydrogenase (NADP(+)): MSYDNVEVPDDGNAITVDEDTGELAVPSNPIIPIIYGDGIGTDVAPAAQQVLDAAAEATGRSIEWMRLYAGESARERYDENLPDETVEAIREHRVAIKGPLTTPVGSGFRSLNVALRKRLDLYANVRPTYHLEGVPSPVKNPEKMDMVNFRENTEDVYAGIEWEAGTDEVEQVREFVEEEMGETGVIHDGPVGIGIKPISEFGSKRLIREAIDYAIENDRDSVTLVHKGNIMKFTEAAFRDWGYELAAEEYGDEVITEDTLWEEYDGEAPEGVVVVKDRIADNMLQQLLTRTEQYDVLAMPNLNGDYLSDAAGAQIGGLGIAPGANLGDGRVLAEPVHGSAPKYAGEDKVNPTAMILSGRIMLEQLGWDDAADLIRDAVETTISAGEVTYDLHRQIEGGTKLATSEYADAVCARIEELS; this comes from the coding sequence ATGAGCTACGACAACGTCGAGGTTCCCGACGACGGAAACGCGATCACCGTCGACGAGGACACCGGCGAACTCGCCGTACCGTCGAACCCGATCATCCCGATCATCTACGGGGACGGCATCGGCACCGACGTCGCCCCGGCCGCCCAGCAGGTACTCGACGCCGCCGCCGAGGCGACGGGACGCTCAATCGAGTGGATGCGCCTCTACGCCGGCGAGTCCGCGCGCGAGCGCTACGACGAGAACCTGCCCGACGAGACGGTCGAGGCCATCCGCGAACACCGCGTCGCGATCAAGGGGCCGCTGACGACGCCCGTCGGTTCCGGCTTCCGCTCGCTGAACGTCGCCCTCCGGAAGCGACTCGACCTGTACGCGAACGTCCGCCCGACCTACCACCTCGAGGGCGTCCCCTCGCCGGTGAAAAACCCCGAGAAGATGGACATGGTCAACTTCCGGGAGAACACCGAGGACGTGTACGCCGGCATCGAGTGGGAGGCCGGCACCGACGAGGTCGAGCAGGTCCGGGAGTTCGTCGAGGAGGAGATGGGCGAGACGGGCGTCATCCACGACGGCCCGGTCGGCATCGGGATCAAACCCATCTCGGAGTTCGGGAGCAAGCGTCTGATCCGGGAGGCCATCGACTACGCCATCGAGAACGACCGCGACTCGGTGACGCTGGTCCACAAGGGCAACATCATGAAGTTCACCGAGGCGGCCTTCCGCGACTGGGGTTACGAACTCGCCGCGGAGGAGTACGGCGACGAGGTCATCACCGAGGACACCCTCTGGGAGGAGTACGACGGCGAGGCCCCCGAGGGGGTAGTCGTCGTCAAGGACCGCATCGCGGACAACATGCTCCAGCAGCTCCTGACGCGGACCGAGCAGTACGACGTGCTGGCGATGCCGAACCTGAACGGCGACTACCTCTCGGACGCCGCGGGGGCCCAGATCGGTGGCCTCGGCATCGCGCCGGGCGCGAACCTCGGCGACGGCCGCGTGCTCGCCGAGCCCGTCCACGGCTCCGCGCCGAAGTACGCCGGCGAGGACAAGGTCAACCCCACGGCGATGATCCTCTCGGGTCGGATCATGCTCGAACAGCTCGGCTGGGACGACGCCGCCGACCTGATCCGTGACGCCGTCGAGACGACCATCTCCGCCGGCGAAGTCACCTACGACCTCCACCGGCAGATCGAGGGCGGCACGAAACTCGCCACCAGCGAGTACGCCGACGCCGTCTGTGCGCGCATCGAGGAACTCTCCTAA
- a CDS encoding HIT family protein, whose product MEQLFAPWRIEWVTRDDADADAVDGCPFCVLPERDDHRENLIVARSDHAFVVLNNYPYNPGHAMVVPDRHDGDYRALDADELLDHARLKQRTVDAMEAAFDPDAFNMGLNLGGGPAGGSIDDHVHTHVVPRWDGDTNFMPVVADTKVIVEAVADTYDRLHAAFAAQPDATVPGDERAVSLELVD is encoded by the coding sequence ATGGAGCAACTGTTCGCGCCGTGGCGCATCGAGTGGGTGACCCGCGACGACGCCGACGCCGACGCCGTCGACGGCTGTCCGTTCTGTGTCCTCCCCGAGCGCGACGACCACCGGGAGAACCTGATCGTCGCCCGGAGCGACCACGCCTTCGTCGTCCTGAACAACTACCCGTACAACCCGGGCCACGCCATGGTGGTCCCGGACCGACACGACGGGGACTACCGCGCGCTCGATGCGGACGAACTGCTGGATCACGCCCGCCTCAAACAGCGCACCGTCGACGCCATGGAGGCGGCTTTCGACCCCGACGCGTTCAACATGGGCCTCAACCTCGGCGGCGGCCCGGCCGGCGGCTCCATCGACGACCACGTTCACACACACGTCGTTCCGCGGTGGGACGGTGACACCAACTTCATGCCCGTCGTCGCGGACACGAAGGTTATCGTCGAGGCGGTAGCCGATACCTACGACCGCCTCCACGCGGCCTTCGCCGCGCAGCCCGACGCCACCGTCCCCGGTGACGAGCGGGCGGTCTCGCTCGAACTCGTGGATTAG
- a CDS encoding cation diffusion facilitator family transporter: MPGDRAAFLKASWVNVVSNVLKIVVEGVLGVLSGSLALMADAAHSVADLLASAVVLVWGRFVYDDPDASHPHGHERFEPLSALFVGGVLVLLGLKLLYDSGNALLTGPSAEYSTILVVGLLFALVDRYACYWYTCLVNRDVESPSLRALAADSKNDIYTTLAAFAGVAGMALGYPIFDPLAGGLVSLLVIYQGVDISRENIRYLSDGAPPAEDRERIEEAIRSHPEVRGVHDFVAYYSGHVIEVEFHAEIDGDHSLAAAHDIETELRDRVREIEPVSDVHVHLDPAGLGEWKDASERSSASTTPP; encoded by the coding sequence ATGCCAGGGGACCGCGCCGCGTTCCTGAAGGCGTCGTGGGTCAACGTCGTCTCGAACGTCCTCAAGATCGTCGTCGAGGGGGTTCTCGGCGTCCTCTCGGGGAGCCTCGCGCTCATGGCCGACGCCGCCCACTCGGTCGCCGACCTCCTGGCGAGCGCCGTCGTCCTCGTCTGGGGCCGATTCGTCTACGACGACCCCGACGCCTCCCATCCGCACGGTCACGAACGGTTCGAACCCCTCTCTGCCCTCTTCGTCGGTGGCGTGCTCGTCCTCCTCGGACTGAAACTCCTCTACGACTCCGGGAACGCCCTCCTCACCGGCCCCAGCGCCGAGTACAGCACCATCCTGGTGGTCGGCCTCCTCTTCGCCCTCGTCGACCGCTACGCCTGCTACTGGTACACCTGCCTAGTGAACCGGGACGTCGAGTCGCCGAGCCTGCGGGCGCTCGCGGCCGACAGCAAGAACGACATCTACACCACGCTCGCCGCCTTCGCCGGCGTCGCCGGCATGGCGCTCGGCTACCCCATCTTCGACCCGCTGGCCGGCGGTCTCGTGAGCCTCCTCGTCATCTATCAGGGGGTCGATATCTCGCGGGAGAACATCCGCTATCTCTCGGACGGCGCGCCCCCGGCCGAGGACCGCGAGCGGATCGAGGAGGCGATCCGTTCACACCCCGAGGTGCGTGGCGTCCACGACTTCGTCGCCTACTACTCCGGGCACGTGATCGAAGTCGAGTTCCACGCCGAGATCGACGGCGACCACTCCCTCGCCGCCGCCCACGACATCGAGACGGAGCTCCGGGACCGGGTCCGCGAGATCGAACCCGTCTCCGACGTGCACGTCCACCTCGACCCCGCCGGCCTCGGCGAGTGGAAAGACGCCTCCGAGCGCTCGTCGGCGTCGACGACTCCTCCCTAG
- the deoC gene encoding deoxyribose-phosphate aldolase, protein MDRAEFAARIDHTVLGPATTPADARGVVAAAAEYGTNACVPPCYVSEVRGEADVTLATVVGFPHGQHAPAIKREEAVAAWEAGADELDVVVNVGRLKAGDDDAVTAELAELVAAVPVPVKVIVEAPLLTDAEKRRAGEAAVAADADYLKTGTGFSGPATVADVELLAEYLPVKASGGIDTTERARAMLDAGAKRIGASAGVALVEGFE, encoded by the coding sequence ATGGACCGAGCCGAGTTCGCTGCCCGCATCGACCACACCGTCCTCGGGCCGGCGACGACGCCGGCCGACGCCCGAGGGGTCGTCGCGGCGGCGGCCGAGTACGGCACTAACGCCTGCGTCCCGCCGTGTTACGTGAGCGAGGTGCGAGGCGAGGCCGACGTGACGCTCGCGACGGTCGTCGGCTTCCCCCACGGACAGCACGCGCCGGCGATCAAACGCGAGGAGGCGGTCGCGGCCTGGGAGGCCGGCGCCGACGAACTCGACGTGGTGGTGAACGTCGGGCGCCTGAAGGCCGGCGACGACGACGCGGTGACCGCGGAGTTGGCCGAACTCGTGGCGGCGGTGCCGGTGCCGGTGAAGGTCATCGTCGAGGCGCCGCTGTTGACCGACGCGGAGAAGCGCCGGGCGGGCGAGGCGGCCGTCGCGGCCGACGCCGACTACCTGAAGACGGGGACCGGGTTTTCCGGACCGGCGACCGTCGCGGACGTGGAACTGCTGGCGGAGTACCTCCCGGTGAAGGCCAGCGGCGGAATCGACACGACCGAGCGGGCGCGGGCGATGCTCGATGCGGGGGCGAAACGGATCGGCGCGTCCGCGGGCGTCGCCCTCGTCGAAGGGTTCGAGTGA
- a CDS encoding tRNA (N(6)-L-threonylcarbamoyladenosine(37)-C(2))-methylthiotransferase, with protein MARYHIETYGCTANRGESRSIERRLRDGGHHPADGPADADVAILNTCTVVEKTERNMLRRAEELEAETGDLVVTGCMALAQGEEFAEAGVDAQVVHWDEVPEAAMNGECPTTTPDAEPILDGVIGILPIARGCMSDCSYCITKRATGRLDSPSVEENVEKARALVHAGATELRITGQDTGVYGWDRNQGESLLPELLDRICDIEGDFRVRVGMANPKGVHGVREELADVFADNEKLYNFLHAPVQSGSDDVLADMRRQHRVEEFLEVVDTFDDRLDRWTLSTDFIVGFPTETETDHERSMELLARIRPEKINVTRFSKRPGTDAAEMKGLGGTIKKERSKAMSELKREVVGEIHASMVGERHEVLAVRPGTGDSVKCRDGAYRQVIVRNADEYGIEPGDRVEVEITAHETMYVFGRPT; from the coding sequence ATGGCCCGCTATCACATCGAGACGTACGGGTGTACGGCCAACCGGGGCGAGAGCCGATCGATCGAGCGACGGCTCCGGGACGGCGGGCACCATCCCGCCGACGGCCCGGCCGACGCCGACGTGGCCATCCTCAACACCTGTACGGTCGTCGAGAAGACGGAGCGAAACATGCTCCGGCGGGCCGAAGAACTCGAAGCCGAGACGGGCGACCTCGTGGTCACCGGCTGTATGGCGCTGGCACAGGGCGAGGAGTTCGCCGAGGCTGGCGTCGACGCCCAGGTCGTCCACTGGGACGAGGTGCCCGAGGCGGCGATGAACGGCGAGTGTCCCACCACCACGCCGGACGCCGAACCGATCCTCGACGGCGTGATCGGCATCCTCCCCATCGCCCGCGGCTGCATGAGCGACTGCTCGTACTGCATCACCAAACGGGCGACGGGACGCCTCGACTCCCCGTCGGTCGAGGAGAACGTCGAGAAGGCGCGGGCGCTGGTCCACGCGGGCGCGACGGAACTCCGCATCACCGGCCAGGACACCGGCGTCTACGGCTGGGACCGCAACCAAGGTGAGAGCCTCCTGCCCGAACTCCTCGACCGGATCTGTGACATCGAGGGCGACTTCCGGGTTCGGGTCGGGATGGCCAACCCGAAGGGCGTCCACGGCGTCCGCGAGGAACTGGCCGACGTCTTCGCCGACAACGAGAAGCTCTACAACTTCCTGCACGCGCCCGTCCAGTCGGGGTCGGACGACGTGCTCGCGGACATGCGCCGCCAACACCGGGTCGAGGAGTTCCTCGAAGTGGTCGACACCTTCGACGACCGCCTCGACCGCTGGACGCTCTCGACGGACTTCATCGTCGGCTTCCCCACCGAGACGGAGACCGACCACGAGCGGAGCATGGAGCTCCTGGCACGGATCCGCCCGGAGAAGATCAACGTCACCCGCTTCTCGAAGCGGCCGGGGACCGACGCCGCCGAGATGAAGGGTCTGGGCGGGACGATCAAGAAGGAGCGTTCGAAGGCGATGTCGGAGCTGAAACGCGAGGTGGTCGGCGAGATCCACGCGTCGATGGTCGGCGAGCGCCACGAGGTGCTCGCGGTCCGGCCGGGCACCGGCGACTCGGTGAAGTGCCGCGACGGCGCCTACCGACAGGTGATCGTCCGGAACGCCGACGAGTACGGGATCGAACCCGGCGACCGGGTCGAGGTGGAGATCACCGCTCACGAGACGATGTACGTCTTCGGTCGACCGACATGA
- a CDS encoding adenylate kinase — translation MSEPHVLLLGAPGAGKGTQSKRLAEAFDIEHVTTGDALRTNKDMDIGHMDTEYDTPRAYMEAGELVPDAVVNEIVKTALEEADGYVLDGYPRNLDQAEYLSEITDLDVVVFLDVNESELVDRLTGRRVCDECGANYHVEFSPPATEGVCDDCGGDLIQRDDDTEETVRERLQVYEDNTAPVVEHYREAGILVEVDGEGTPDEVFESISDEVDAAI, via the coding sequence ATGAGCGAGCCACACGTGCTGTTGCTCGGGGCACCGGGTGCGGGCAAGGGAACGCAGAGCAAGCGCCTCGCCGAGGCGTTCGACATCGAACACGTCACCACGGGCGATGCCCTCCGGACGAACAAGGACATGGACATCGGCCACATGGACACCGAGTACGACACGCCGCGGGCCTACATGGAGGCGGGCGAACTCGTCCCCGACGCGGTGGTCAACGAGATCGTCAAGACGGCACTGGAGGAGGCGGACGGCTACGTCCTCGACGGCTACCCGCGCAACCTCGATCAGGCCGAGTACCTCTCCGAGATCACCGACCTCGACGTCGTCGTCTTCCTCGACGTGAACGAGTCGGAACTCGTCGACCGGCTCACCGGACGGCGGGTCTGTGACGAGTGTGGCGCAAACTACCACGTCGAGTTCAGCCCGCCGGCGACCGAGGGCGTCTGCGACGACTGCGGCGGCGACCTGATCCAGCGGGACGACGACACCGAGGAGACCGTCCGCGAACGCCTCCAAGTGTACGAGGACAACACCGCGCCGGTCGTCGAACATTACCGCGAGGCGGGCATCCTGGTCGAAGTCGACGGCGAGGGGACGCCCGACGAGGTCTTCGAGTCGATCAGCGACGAGGTCGACGCCGCGATCTGA
- a CDS encoding helix-turn-helix transcriptional regulator gives MKWLRSGLRRDICVIVAREGSPTAQECKAALESRYGERVEPSTFYGALETLTDTGHLEKTVDDIHDRYELTEAGERSLRDHYDWVTETLPY, from the coding sequence ATGAAGTGGCTCCGGAGCGGCCTCCGTCGGGACATCTGTGTGATCGTCGCGAGAGAGGGGTCGCCGACGGCACAGGAGTGCAAGGCGGCCCTGGAGTCGCGCTACGGCGAACGGGTCGAACCCTCGACCTTCTACGGCGCGCTGGAGACGCTGACCGACACGGGCCACCTCGAAAAGACGGTCGACGACATTCACGACCGCTACGAACTCACCGAGGCGGGCGAACGGTCGCTCCGCGACCACTACGACTGGGTGACGGAGACGCTCCCGTACTAG
- a CDS encoding DUF63 family protein has translation MALLPEGFSLPPLPYLLALLAGLGVVAGLLARRRPPVTERLVLAATPWMVLGAAVHVLYALETLPDPLRPLAGTPAVYLTAAVLAGATWLVADATARGTPALVGGVGAALFVPVVAAVVAVGLARDTLRIGPAVGILVGAAVVAAGAWTLIRRTWPGVAVTGRLGALAVAGHALDGVSTAVGIDLLGFTERTPLSALVIEFAASLPTASLLGSGWLFVLVKLVVAGGVVALLAETVREAPTEGRLLLGFVAAVGLGPGVHNVLLFAVA, from the coding sequence CTGGCGCTGCTCCCCGAGGGCTTTTCCCTCCCGCCGCTCCCCTACCTCCTCGCCCTGCTCGCAGGCCTCGGCGTCGTCGCCGGCCTCCTCGCCCGCCGTCGACCCCCGGTGACCGAACGGCTCGTCCTCGCCGCGACGCCGTGGATGGTCCTCGGCGCCGCCGTCCACGTCCTCTACGCGCTCGAAACGCTCCCCGATCCCCTCCGCCCGCTCGCGGGTACGCCCGCGGTGTATCTCACCGCCGCCGTCCTCGCGGGGGCGACGTGGCTCGTCGCCGACGCGACGGCCCGGGGGACGCCCGCGCTCGTCGGCGGCGTCGGCGCCGCCCTCTTCGTGCCCGTCGTCGCCGCCGTCGTCGCCGTCGGCCTCGCCCGCGACACCCTCCGGATCGGTCCCGCGGTCGGCATCCTCGTCGGCGCCGCCGTCGTCGCCGCCGGCGCGTGGACGCTCATCCGGCGGACGTGGCCCGGCGTGGCGGTCACGGGCCGACTCGGCGCCCTCGCCGTCGCCGGCCACGCCCTCGACGGCGTCTCGACCGCCGTCGGTATCGACCTCCTCGGCTTCACGGAGCGCACCCCCCTCTCCGCGCTCGTCATCGAGTTCGCGGCGTCGCTCCCCACCGCCTCCCTCCTCGGGAGCGGGTGGCTGTTCGTCCTCGTGAAACTCGTCGTCGCGGGCGGGGTGGTGGCCCTCCTCGCCGAGACGGTCCGCGAGGCGCCCACCGAGGGTCGTCTCCTCCTCGGATTCGTCGCCGCCGTGGGACTGGGCCCCGGCGTCCACAACGTCCTGCTGTTTGCGGTCGCCTGA
- the map gene encoding type II methionyl aminopeptidase, whose protein sequence is MSVGSLDEETVEKYRRAGEALRTVLDEAAEMIEPGVTHLEVAEHAEDRIDELADGPAFPVNISVDEEASHSTPGRDDDAEFGEEMVCLDVGVHVDGYIADAATTVDLSGNPELVEAAEEALDVAVDAVAPGVDTGTIGAEIEEVIRGYGYTPVLNLSGHGVEQWDAHTGPSVPNRGVDHGAELAVGDVIAIEPFATDGRGKVREGNKEEIYGLERERSVRNRQARQILETITEEYRTLPFAARWFDAPRTEMALRRLKQQDVVHGYPVLKEEAGRLVSQAEHTLVVTEDGCEVTTA, encoded by the coding sequence ATGAGCGTTGGATCCCTCGACGAGGAGACCGTCGAGAAGTATCGCCGAGCCGGCGAGGCGTTGCGTACCGTCCTCGACGAGGCGGCCGAGATGATCGAACCGGGCGTCACCCACCTCGAAGTCGCGGAACACGCCGAGGACCGGATCGACGAGTTGGCCGACGGCCCCGCGTTCCCCGTCAACATCAGCGTCGACGAGGAGGCCAGCCACTCGACGCCCGGCCGCGACGACGACGCGGAGTTCGGCGAGGAGATGGTCTGTCTCGACGTAGGCGTCCACGTCGACGGCTACATCGCCGACGCCGCGACGACGGTCGACCTCTCGGGCAACCCCGAACTCGTGGAGGCCGCCGAGGAGGCGCTCGACGTCGCCGTCGACGCCGTCGCCCCGGGCGTGGACACGGGGACGATCGGCGCCGAGATCGAGGAGGTGATCCGGGGGTACGGCTACACGCCCGTCCTCAACCTCTCCGGCCACGGCGTCGAGCAGTGGGACGCCCACACGGGGCCGAGCGTTCCCAACCGCGGCGTCGACCACGGGGCCGAACTCGCTGTCGGCGACGTGATCGCCATCGAACCGTTCGCCACCGACGGCCGCGGCAAGGTGCGCGAGGGGAACAAGGAGGAGATCTACGGCTTGGAACGGGAGCGGTCGGTCCGCAACCGACAGGCCCGGCAGATCCTCGAGACGATCACCGAGGAGTACCGCACCCTCCCCTTTGCCGCCCGGTGGTTCGACGCCCCCCGCACGGAGATGGCGCTCCGCCGACTCAAACAGCAGGACGTCGTCCACGGCTATCCCGTGTTGAAGGAGGAAGCGGGGCGTCTCGTCAGTCAGGCCGAACACACCCTCGTCGTCACCGAGGACGGGTGCGAAGTAACGACCGCCTAG